The following proteins are co-located in the Chaetodon trifascialis isolate fChaTrf1 chromosome 14, fChaTrf1.hap1, whole genome shotgun sequence genome:
- the LOC139342445 gene encoding uncharacterized protein isoform X1, which translates to MEEAQPGGAESIQSPPGDCPDGVPPGRRVQRAQPARKRVKDQGDPPPLLPSSSQQLGWIVTTNQTVLEPGWCRGTGYRHRVQRWPISPFTGHSHKLVIPPETPDKKFVLIVGDSHLRALVDGLVAMPEGSFSFGVMSTPGASASQLRTEVLHAVVPRIPEAVCVLAPSNNLTASRTIDEAAVDYAKLLTAVRSRWPKVFVADFPPRLTVEESYQDLLRQEYHRVAARMGVRYFSTVEHFPLTRLELWSRDGVHLSDREGIGILVQLLWSATKQQLETPSPRPSQPLRKVSPKLVVRGEVPAPPSPDPFEWRLAGQGGKTSQPGEPSQSQGSAQTRMAQQLEKGCFLPENPVWFSSTVLRAMEEVSPSDLSCLMDCKPPPKFKRVASSAAARCHRTTDRPPAATGLQ; encoded by the exons ATGGAGGAAGCTcagcctggaggagctgagtccaTCCAGTCCCCCCCCGGAG ACTGTCCAGACGGTGTCCCCCCCGGCCGGAGAGTCCAGAGAGCCCAACCCGCCAGGAAGAGGGTCAAGGACCAGGGAGACCCACCCCCCTTGCTCCCGAGCTCCAGTCAGCAAC TTGGTTGGATCGTCACCACCAACCAGACCGTTCTGGAGCCCGGATGGT GCCGCGGTACTGGTTACCGCCACCGGGTGCAGAGATGGCCAATTTCCCCCTTCACCGGGCACAGCCACAAATTGGTCATCCCACCTGAGACTCCTGACAAGAAG tttgttctgaTTGTCGGAGACTCCCATCTACGAGCCCTTGTAGATGGTTTGGTCGCGATGCCAGAGGGAAGCTTTTCCTTTGGTGTCATGTCGACCCCGGGggcctctgcctctcagctgcgGACCGAGGTGCTACACGCTGTGGTTCCTCGGATCCCTGAGGCAGTTTGTGTGCTGGCTCCCAGCAACAACCTGACCGCCAGCAGGACCATCGACGAGGCAGCCGTCGATTACGCTAAgctcctcactgctgtgaggAGCCGCTGGCCGAAG gtTTTCGTGGCTGACTTCCCTCCCCGCCTGACTGTCGAGGAGTCTTACCAGGACCTCCTTCGACAGGAATATCACCGGGTGGCAGCTCGTATGG gTGTGAGGTATTTCTCTACTGTGGAGCACTTCCCCCTTACGCGCTTggagctgtggagcagagatGGT gtcCATCTGAGCGATCGTGAGGGGATAGGGATCCTCGTGCAGTTGCTGTGGTCCGCTACAAAGCAGCAACTGGAGACACCATCTCCCAGGCCTTCACAGCCACTTAGGAAAGTCTCTCCTAAGCTGGTAGTGAGGGGAGAGGTCCCTGCTCCACCGTCCCCTGACCCCTTTGAGTGGAGGCTTGCTGGTCAGGGCGGCAAG ACGAGCCAGCCTGGTGAACCCTCACAGTCCCAGGGTTCAGCCCAGACCAGGATGgctcagcagctg GAGAAGGGGTGCTTCCTTCCAGAGAACCCAGTCTGGTTCAGTAGCACAGTCCTGCGTGCTATGGAGGAAGTCTCTCCTTCTGACCTGTCTTGCCTCATGGACTGCAAGCCTCCTCCAAAGTTCAAGAGG GtggcctcctcagcagcagccagatgCCATAGGACCACGGACCGACCCCCCGCAGCCACCGGTCTCCAGTGA
- the LOC139342445 gene encoding uncharacterized protein isoform X2, translated as MVCVPSFVHMSRGTGYRHRVQRWPISPFTGHSHKLVIPPETPDKKFVLIVGDSHLRALVDGLVAMPEGSFSFGVMSTPGASASQLRTEVLHAVVPRIPEAVCVLAPSNNLTASRTIDEAAVDYAKLLTAVRSRWPKVFVADFPPRLTVEESYQDLLRQEYHRVAARMGVRYFSTVEHFPLTRLELWSRDGVHLSDREGIGILVQLLWSATKQQLETPSPRPSQPLRKVSPKLVVRGEVPAPPSPDPFEWRLAGQGGKTSQPGEPSQSQGSAQTRMAQQLEKGCFLPENPVWFSSTVLRAMEEVSPSDLSCLMDCKPPPKFKRVASSAAARCHRTTDRPPAATGLQ; from the exons ATGGTGTGCGTGCCGAGTTTCGTGCACATGA GCCGCGGTACTGGTTACCGCCACCGGGTGCAGAGATGGCCAATTTCCCCCTTCACCGGGCACAGCCACAAATTGGTCATCCCACCTGAGACTCCTGACAAGAAG tttgttctgaTTGTCGGAGACTCCCATCTACGAGCCCTTGTAGATGGTTTGGTCGCGATGCCAGAGGGAAGCTTTTCCTTTGGTGTCATGTCGACCCCGGGggcctctgcctctcagctgcgGACCGAGGTGCTACACGCTGTGGTTCCTCGGATCCCTGAGGCAGTTTGTGTGCTGGCTCCCAGCAACAACCTGACCGCCAGCAGGACCATCGACGAGGCAGCCGTCGATTACGCTAAgctcctcactgctgtgaggAGCCGCTGGCCGAAG gtTTTCGTGGCTGACTTCCCTCCCCGCCTGACTGTCGAGGAGTCTTACCAGGACCTCCTTCGACAGGAATATCACCGGGTGGCAGCTCGTATGG gTGTGAGGTATTTCTCTACTGTGGAGCACTTCCCCCTTACGCGCTTggagctgtggagcagagatGGT gtcCATCTGAGCGATCGTGAGGGGATAGGGATCCTCGTGCAGTTGCTGTGGTCCGCTACAAAGCAGCAACTGGAGACACCATCTCCCAGGCCTTCACAGCCACTTAGGAAAGTCTCTCCTAAGCTGGTAGTGAGGGGAGAGGTCCCTGCTCCACCGTCCCCTGACCCCTTTGAGTGGAGGCTTGCTGGTCAGGGCGGCAAG ACGAGCCAGCCTGGTGAACCCTCACAGTCCCAGGGTTCAGCCCAGACCAGGATGgctcagcagctg GAGAAGGGGTGCTTCCTTCCAGAGAACCCAGTCTGGTTCAGTAGCACAGTCCTGCGTGCTATGGAGGAAGTCTCTCCTTCTGACCTGTCTTGCCTCATGGACTGCAAGCCTCCTCCAAAGTTCAAGAGG GtggcctcctcagcagcagccagatgCCATAGGACCACGGACCGACCCCCCGCAGCCACCGGTCTCCAGTGA